In Chitinispirillales bacterium ANBcel5, the following are encoded in one genomic region:
- a CDS encoding ElyC/SanA/YdcF family protein — MKENKHKKSGIKSVLLWAASALFLLGMLIFSLYRDIGNWLIVSDPLPDCADVIFVFTGDFERIDYATILLERYPEGQLVCAKRDAERLKRRLGEEATNSNIRIAEKCQSTIEEVYYLKKFLEREALEDGTVLLVSSPYHMRRISFMVKRVIRGEMDRRVRFKYVPIEGGSVRNKREKYSEWWKESKITERVGSELLKIVYYFLVVANPVFK, encoded by the coding sequence ATGAAAGAAAACAAACATAAGAAAAGCGGCATTAAAAGTGTACTTTTATGGGCTGCATCAGCACTGTTTCTGCTCGGTATGTTGATATTTTCACTGTATAGAGATATTGGAAATTGGTTGATTGTGAGTGATCCTTTGCCGGATTGTGCGGATGTGATATTTGTGTTTACTGGAGATTTCGAGAGGATTGATTATGCAACTATCCTTCTGGAGCGATATCCTGAAGGGCAACTGGTGTGTGCCAAAAGAGATGCCGAACGATTAAAGCGAAGGTTGGGGGAAGAGGCAACAAATAGCAATATCAGAATTGCCGAAAAGTGCCAAAGCACTATTGAGGAGGTATATTATCTTAAAAAATTTCTGGAACGAGAAGCTTTGGAGGATGGAACAGTTTTACTTGTCTCCTCACCCTACCACATGAGAAGAATTTCGTTTATGGTAAAAAGAGTAATAAGAGGGGAAATGGATAGGAGAGTACGTTTTAAATATGTACCCATAGAAGGGGGGAGTGTAAGGAATAAAAGGGAAAAATATTCAGAATGGTGGAAAGAATCGAAAATAACAGAAAGGGTGGGTTCAGAGCTATTAAAGATCGTGTATTATTTTTTGGTAGTTGCTAATCCTGTTTTTAAATGA
- a CDS encoding glycosyltransferase family 4 protein yields MKRSIIYATRAPVPFPSASSINIVQTCQSFGGMGCEVLLYCDWKPWRLATQLYSINNYYGLGNVKFKSTRKPMIYGLYYKYLIKMAKTKESIVFTRDVETAIVTTSNNIRTILEVHSLCDEKKIRTLLNTKYTITIICITHKLSQHYNFGDTLNNVTVLPDPVNPKRFEGTQFTENLECGYVGSCFRGKGLFEIVAPLALKKKDAKIHVAGINNKRFHEEYNKCNKTPDNLKLYGRVKPKHVPAFFTKFSIALLPNQPEIILPNGADIGSYTSPIKLFEYMAAGKAIIASDVPVLKEVLKDQHNALLVKHDDVQEWANAITRLKCDIGLAKRLGMQAKRDVHEMYSYDIRCEKILDLID; encoded by the coding sequence GTGAAACGTTCGATTATATATGCAACAAGAGCTCCAGTTCCATTTCCAAGTGCCTCGAGTATAAATATCGTTCAAACATGCCAATCATTTGGCGGCATGGGTTGTGAGGTTCTGCTCTACTGCGATTGGAAACCGTGGCGGTTAGCAACTCAATTGTACTCAATAAACAATTATTATGGCTTAGGAAATGTCAAGTTCAAAAGCACACGAAAACCGATGATTTATGGGCTATATTATAAATATCTGATAAAAATGGCTAAAACTAAAGAATCAATAGTATTTACAAGAGATGTAGAAACAGCGATCGTAACAACAAGTAATAATATAAGGACTATTCTTGAAGTACATAGCCTATGTGATGAGAAAAAAATAAGAACATTATTAAATACCAAATATACCATTACAATTATATGTATAACACATAAGTTATCCCAACATTATAATTTTGGAGACACCTTAAACAACGTTACTGTTTTACCCGACCCAGTTAATCCAAAAAGATTTGAAGGTACTCAATTTACTGAAAATTTAGAATGCGGTTATGTGGGAAGCTGCTTTCGCGGTAAAGGGTTATTTGAAATTGTAGCTCCACTTGCCTTAAAAAAAAAGGATGCAAAAATACATGTAGCGGGAATAAATAATAAAAGATTTCATGAAGAATACAATAAATGTAATAAAACTCCAGACAATTTGAAATTATATGGTCGAGTAAAACCCAAACATGTTCCTGCATTTTTTACTAAATTCAGCATAGCATTATTGCCGAATCAGCCAGAAATAATTTTACCCAATGGAGCAGATATCGGCTCGTATACATCACCAATTAAGCTTTTTGAATATATGGCGGCCGGTAAGGCTATTATTGCATCGGACGTTCCTGTTTTAAAAGAAGTACTGAAAGACCAGCACAATGCCTTATTGGTAAAACATGATGATGTTCAGGAGTGGGCAAATGCCATTACTAGGCTTAAGTGCGATATTGGGCTCGCAAAACGATTGGGGATGCAGGCTAAACGGGATGTCCACGAGATGTACTCATATGATATACGATGTGAAAAAATTTTGGACCTAATAGATTAA
- a CDS encoding glycosyltransferase family 4 protein has product MRIAMLAWESLHSVALGGVAVHVTELAAALERKGHEIHVFTRMRWHDDWQYSVIHGVHYHRIPYAGDADIVTDVNNMCRSFVDALFGVEDYMGAHFDVVHAHDWMTSNAMAWIKQGRERKGIITVHSTEYGRCGNNFYDGPSATIMDHERNGTYCADKVITVSNLLKNEVQWIYNVPDWKTHVVANGISYHDFNGWIDPGAVKGKYGIGPLDPTVLFVGRMTTQKGPDLLVQSIPHVLHYHPNAKFILSGNGDMRGHVEHMAHSLGVAHACRFFGVLPRNEVIDLYRACDCVSVPSRNEPFGLVVLEAWAAGKPVVATHNGTEFVWHDVNGFKVFDNPESIAWGIGTLFSNFEHARWMGNNGRAAVENSFSWDLIADHTLGVYK; this is encoded by the coding sequence ATGCGTATCGCGATGCTTGCCTGGGAGTCCCTTCATTCTGTTGCTTTGGGTGGTGTTGCAGTCCATGTTACTGAATTAGCTGCAGCACTGGAAAGAAAAGGACATGAAATTCATGTATTTACCAGAATGAGATGGCATGATGACTGGCAATACAGTGTCATTCATGGGGTACACTATCACAGAATACCCTATGCCGGTGATGCTGATATAGTTACGGATGTTAACAATATGTGTCGCTCCTTTGTGGATGCACTGTTTGGAGTAGAAGATTATATGGGAGCACACTTTGATGTTGTGCACGCTCACGACTGGATGACCAGCAATGCAATGGCCTGGATCAAACAGGGGCGGGAAAGAAAAGGGATAATTACCGTACATTCAACGGAATATGGCAGGTGTGGCAACAACTTTTACGATGGACCCTCAGCAACCATTATGGACCATGAGCGTAACGGGACCTATTGCGCCGACAAAGTGATCACAGTATCTAATCTGCTAAAAAACGAGGTTCAATGGATTTATAACGTACCAGACTGGAAAACCCATGTAGTAGCAAACGGTATATCCTACCATGATTTTAATGGATGGATAGACCCCGGGGCCGTAAAAGGCAAATATGGTATAGGTCCTCTTGACCCCACGGTTCTCTTTGTGGGCAGAATGACTACCCAAAAGGGGCCCGATCTGCTGGTACAATCTATCCCTCATGTGCTTCACTACCATCCCAATGCCAAATTCATCCTATCAGGAAACGGCGATATGAGAGGGCATGTCGAGCATATGGCACATAGCTTAGGTGTTGCACATGCATGCAGATTTTTTGGAGTACTGCCAAGAAATGAAGTTATCGATCTTTACAGAGCCTGCGATTGTGTGTCTGTTCCAAGCAGAAACGAACCCTTTGGTCTTGTAGTCCTTGAAGCCTGGGCTGCAGGCAAACCGGTAGTAGCAACTCACAATGGAACAGAATTTGTCTGGCACGATGTCAATGGGTTTAAAGTATTTGACAATCCTGAATCGATTGCCTGGGGGATCGGGACTCTCTTTTCCAATTTTGAACACGCAAGGTGGATGGGCAATAACGGAAGGGCAGCTGTTGAAAATTCCTTTTCCTGGGATCTTATCGCAGACCATACTCTTGGCGTATACAAGTAA
- a CDS encoding class I SAM-dependent methyltransferase gives MTENTKFQMQESQYKFPYHYIPYFKQDGTPTVVRSLCWGIEYLCYQKYLNKKIKDMNPNSVLDIGCGDGYVIGNLPSSISQRVGCDLSSKAIAFAKAFWPDCQFYDRDAKSIKGKFELVVAIEVLEHIPDESVTEFIHVLADKVVDNGRVIISVPTTVIPVNKKHYRHYTLELLKQQLQQSETGLEIETAEYVYSKPWWIGVITRLVSNPFFCLEVKFIMRAVWRNIWRNYLITDKDKGHRLIATLKRSDTVI, from the coding sequence ATGACAGAAAACACGAAATTTCAAATGCAAGAAAGTCAGTATAAATTTCCCTATCATTATATACCTTATTTTAAACAGGATGGCACACCAACAGTAGTTAGGAGTTTGTGCTGGGGTATTGAATACCTTTGTTATCAGAAGTATTTAAATAAAAAAATTAAAGATATGAACCCTAATTCAGTTCTTGATATAGGTTGTGGTGATGGATATGTGATTGGTAATTTGCCATCCAGTATTTCTCAACGTGTGGGATGTGATCTATCTTCAAAAGCTATTGCCTTCGCAAAAGCTTTTTGGCCTGATTGTCAATTTTATGATCGAGATGCAAAATCGATAAAAGGTAAATTTGAATTAGTTGTGGCTATTGAGGTACTTGAACATATACCTGACGAGTCGGTTACAGAATTTATACATGTTTTAGCAGACAAAGTGGTAGATAATGGTCGTGTTATTATATCTGTTCCTACAACGGTCATTCCTGTTAATAAAAAACACTACCGACACTATACATTAGAGCTTTTAAAGCAGCAATTACAACAGAGCGAAACTGGGTTAGAAATAGAAACTGCTGAATATGTATATAGTAAACCATGGTGGATTGGAGTAATTACACGATTGGTTAGCAATCCATTTTTTTGTTTAGAAGTAAAATTCATAATGAGGGCTGTATGGAGAAATATATGGAGAAACTATTTAATTACCGATAAGGATAAAGGTCATCGTTTAATCGCAACTCTAAAAAGGTCAGATACCGTTATATGA
- a CDS encoding oligosaccharide flippase family protein: MLQRLLKNSSVLLCGNLSTSLLGLVSIALIARSLGTEQFGLLIYIITYVHIIDRLVNFQSWQAIVKYGTDCLNENDNEKFKYLVKFGFALDIVTAVAGTLIAIISINVLAMWGLLDKEFIFMAVIYSFTIIFHINGTPIAILRIFDKFKYIAFQNVLSAVIKLFGVAVAFSTGAGLWTYVIILAAVEIIGNIITVMLAYRELMLKHYHRVIHRSISIRKISEKHKGIWEFLWTTNIHSSVKLGLKELDIIIVGIVLGYNGAGLYKIVKSIGSAVGSLTGPMYQAIYPDLTRCVSSRRFLDLKNLIIKPMKFVGVISVVVLILFSFFGEYVIVLLLDEEYREIFTSAQLYLVGTLLSMVTFAFHPTLLSFGRAKTSLYILVINTLLYIIFVFVFTRSCGLQGAALAYILFYVSWSFFQAMAIRKCFKKKAVFK, from the coding sequence ATGTTACAGCGCCTATTAAAAAATTCTTCCGTTTTGCTTTGTGGTAATTTAAGTACTTCATTATTAGGTTTGGTGTCAATTGCATTGATTGCTCGCTCATTGGGGACAGAGCAATTTGGTTTATTAATTTACATAATAACTTATGTACACATAATCGATAGACTAGTTAATTTTCAAAGTTGGCAAGCGATAGTTAAATACGGCACGGATTGTTTAAATGAAAACGACAATGAAAAATTTAAATATCTCGTTAAATTCGGATTTGCTTTAGATATTGTAACAGCTGTTGCAGGGACACTTATAGCAATAATATCTATAAATGTATTGGCTATGTGGGGGCTGCTGGATAAAGAATTTATCTTTATGGCTGTTATTTACAGTTTCACGATCATATTCCATATTAACGGGACTCCAATCGCTATATTGAGAATTTTTGATAAGTTTAAATATATTGCGTTTCAGAATGTGCTATCAGCAGTTATAAAATTATTTGGAGTTGCCGTAGCTTTTTCAACAGGGGCTGGCCTATGGACATATGTAATCATATTGGCTGCTGTAGAAATAATTGGGAATATTATTACGGTAATGTTAGCTTATAGAGAATTGATGCTAAAGCACTATCATAGGGTTATTCATAGAAGTATTAGTATTAGAAAGATTTCAGAAAAACATAAAGGTATATGGGAATTTTTATGGACTACAAATATACACTCTTCGGTAAAATTGGGTTTAAAGGAATTAGATATCATAATTGTAGGAATAGTTTTAGGGTATAATGGAGCAGGCTTATACAAGATAGTTAAATCAATTGGTTCCGCAGTGGGGAGTTTAACTGGTCCTATGTACCAGGCGATCTATCCGGATTTAACACGGTGTGTTAGCTCCAGAAGATTTTTGGATTTGAAAAACTTAATAATTAAGCCAATGAAATTTGTGGGTGTAATTTCAGTTGTAGTGTTAATTTTATTTAGCTTCTTTGGAGAATATGTGATTGTCCTTTTGTTAGATGAAGAATACAGGGAAATATTTACTTCAGCACAACTGTATTTAGTTGGGACATTATTGAGTATGGTTACATTCGCATTTCACCCAACGTTGTTATCATTTGGAAGGGCAAAAACATCACTATACATATTGGTTATAAACACATTGCTGTATATAATTTTTGTATTTGTATTCACGAGGAGTTGTGGATTGCAAGGAGCAGCTTTGGCCTATATTCTATTCTATGTATCATGGTCATTTTTTCAGGCAATGGCAATTAGAAAATGTTTTAAAAAGAAAGCAGTGTTTAAATGA